From a region of the Corallococcus coralloides DSM 2259 genome:
- the aat gene encoding leucyl/phenylalanyl-tRNA--protein transferase → MPIYLLSDDEPELFPPPSKADKSGLLAVGGDLRPERLVAAYSQGIFPWYSEGQPILWHSPDPRFVLEPEKVHVGRSLRKVMNRGTYTVRYDTVFAKVIDACSRVHRPGQDGTWITDAMKQAYIRLHELGLAHSVEAWDGEVLVGGLYGVSLGAAYFGESMFALAPDASKVAFATAVERFKGWGFQLIDCQVETEHLERFGAESWPRKRFLAALGQALKEPTRRGPWTEGAET, encoded by the coding sequence GTGCCCATCTATCTGCTGAGTGACGACGAGCCGGAGCTGTTCCCCCCGCCCTCCAAGGCGGACAAGAGCGGCCTGCTCGCGGTGGGCGGCGACCTGCGCCCGGAGCGGCTGGTGGCCGCGTACTCGCAGGGCATCTTCCCCTGGTACAGCGAGGGGCAGCCCATCCTGTGGCACTCGCCCGACCCGCGCTTCGTGCTGGAGCCGGAGAAGGTTCACGTGGGCCGTTCGCTGCGCAAGGTGATGAACCGGGGCACGTACACGGTGCGCTACGACACCGTGTTCGCGAAGGTCATCGACGCGTGCTCGCGCGTGCACCGGCCGGGGCAGGACGGCACGTGGATTACGGACGCGATGAAGCAGGCGTACATCCGGCTGCACGAGCTGGGGCTGGCGCACTCGGTGGAGGCGTGGGACGGCGAGGTGCTGGTGGGTGGGCTGTACGGCGTGTCGCTGGGCGCGGCGTACTTCGGAGAGAGCATGTTCGCGCTGGCGCCGGACGCGTCGAAGGTGGCGTTCGCCACGGCGGTGGAGCGCTTCAAGGGCTGGGGCTTCCAGCTCATCGACTGTCAGGTGGAGACAGAGCACCTGGAGCGCTTCGGCGCGGAGTCCTGGCCGCGAAAGCGCTTCCTGGCGGCACTGGGTCAGGCGTTGAAGGAGCCCACGCGGCGGGGGCCGTGGACGGAAGGCGCGGAGACGTAG
- a CDS encoding laminin G domain-containing protein yields the protein MRNHPMRVGLAAVLLLGPVTAGAVSQKLRYRFESVSDPVTTVVDDSGKGHTGTAQASNGGAVTVETAGYEGQGVRFPAVCVGTTCAKAFISAADSASLNPGTALFSFGARVRVTLAELSADHGSNLVQKGLYNTAQWKLQLDDAVTGKPSCVVRTTGGADAVIVKASVGIADGSWHKVTCQRTSTTLTILIDNVARGSALLPSTYDINPTGQPVAIGAKSAGNNNDQFHGAIDDVYFNLD from the coding sequence ATGCGAAACCATCCGATGCGCGTGGGGCTGGCCGCGGTGTTGCTGCTGGGGCCGGTGACGGCCGGCGCGGTGAGCCAGAAGCTGCGTTACCGGTTTGAGTCGGTGTCCGACCCGGTGACCACCGTGGTGGACGACAGCGGCAAGGGCCACACGGGCACCGCGCAGGCCAGCAACGGCGGCGCCGTCACGGTGGAGACGGCGGGCTACGAGGGCCAGGGCGTGCGCTTCCCGGCCGTCTGTGTCGGGACGACATGCGCGAAGGCGTTCATCAGCGCGGCGGACTCGGCGTCGCTCAACCCGGGCACGGCGCTGTTCTCCTTCGGCGCGCGCGTTCGCGTGACGCTCGCGGAGCTGAGCGCGGACCACGGGTCCAACCTGGTGCAGAAGGGGCTCTACAACACCGCGCAGTGGAAGCTTCAGCTGGATGACGCGGTGACGGGCAAGCCGAGCTGCGTGGTGCGCACCACCGGCGGCGCGGACGCCGTCATCGTCAAGGCGTCCGTGGGCATCGCGGACGGCAGCTGGCACAAGGTGACGTGTCAGCGCACCAGCACCACGCTGACCATCCTCATCGACAACGTGGCCCGGGGCAGCGCGCTGCTCCCCAGCACCTACGACATCAACCCCACGGGCCAGCCGGTCGCCATCGGGGCCAAGAGCGCCGGGAACAACAACGACCAGTTCCACGGCGCCATCGACGACGTGTACTTCAACCTGGATTGA
- a CDS encoding LEA type 2 family protein, translated as MSFVNRSTCLMALVSALFALNSGCASAPVRSGGPPALTAQETAVVSQGLTDASVRYTGQITGTANGVVERADYELVADGQVVKTGSSKLGVPFAPGAPADFSIEEKSAYVKSPEDLARLSAQGGTVLIALRGTLVIRSGDSEDTLPFAASRAVRVPRLPEVIVESLDAARYSPEEVQINLRLGVRNPNPFPLRLDSLTYQVAIADKPLEEGTTAQADSVDASATGVYPVEVAVTAESWGPGVKALIGKGVLPYSVKGELKGPLLQVPYFLKGDVKLNVSR; from the coding sequence ATGTCCTTTGTGAATCGCTCGACCTGCCTGATGGCCCTGGTGTCCGCGCTGTTCGCCCTTAACTCCGGGTGTGCCTCCGCCCCGGTCCGCTCCGGCGGTCCCCCTGCCCTGACGGCCCAGGAGACCGCCGTCGTCTCCCAGGGGCTCACCGACGCCTCCGTGCGCTACACCGGACAAATCACCGGCACCGCCAACGGCGTCGTGGAGCGGGCCGACTACGAGCTCGTCGCCGACGGGCAGGTGGTGAAGACGGGCTCCTCGAAGCTGGGGGTGCCGTTCGCGCCGGGAGCGCCCGCGGACTTCTCCATCGAGGAGAAATCCGCCTACGTGAAGAGCCCCGAGGACCTGGCCCGCCTGAGCGCCCAGGGCGGCACGGTGCTCATCGCGCTGCGCGGCACGCTGGTGATTCGCTCCGGTGACAGCGAGGACACCCTGCCCTTCGCCGCCAGCCGCGCCGTGCGCGTGCCCCGGCTGCCGGAGGTCATCGTGGAGAGCCTGGACGCCGCGCGCTATTCGCCGGAGGAGGTGCAGATCAACCTGCGGCTGGGCGTGCGCAACCCGAACCCGTTCCCGCTGCGGCTGGACTCGCTGACCTACCAGGTCGCCATCGCGGACAAGCCCCTGGAGGAGGGCACCACCGCGCAGGCGGACTCGGTGGATGCGTCCGCCACGGGCGTGTACCCGGTGGAGGTGGCGGTGACGGCCGAGTCCTGGGGCCCGGGCGTCAAGGCGCTCATCGGGAAGGGCGTCCTGCCCTACAGCGTGAAGGGTGAGCTGAAGGGCCCCCTGTTGCAGGTCCCCTACTTCCTCAAGGGTGACGTGAAGCTCAACGTGTCCCGCTAG
- a CDS encoding PDDEXK nuclease domain-containing protein, whose translation MNTELVAHYWELGEYISRKIASAEWGDSIVEELAADLARRYPGVRGYTRPNLFRMRQFYEAYRSNRKVSPLVRQLPWTHHLIILSQARPVETREFYILTAIKERWSKRELERQIRSGAVLREARATKKVSPAVRQTHPTAIDEFKNAYNIEFLGLAAEHSEADLHDALLRNLGRFLTELGRDFCFVGSQYPVQVGSQDFAIDLVFFHRGIQCLVAFELKVDKFKPADLGQLSFYVEALDRDVKKLHERPSIGVLLCATKDDEVVEYALARTTAPTLVAEYQTFLPSKELLRAKLHELYAQLTPEDALVPRATQ comes from the coding sequence GTGAACACGGAGTTGGTGGCCCACTACTGGGAGCTGGGCGAGTACATCAGCCGGAAGATCGCCAGCGCCGAGTGGGGCGACAGCATCGTCGAGGAACTCGCCGCCGATCTCGCGAGGCGCTACCCAGGTGTCCGGGGCTACACGCGCCCGAACCTCTTTCGGATGCGCCAGTTCTACGAAGCGTACCGGTCGAACCGAAAAGTCTCACCGCTGGTGAGACAATTGCCGTGGACGCACCACCTCATCATTCTCAGTCAGGCCAGGCCCGTCGAGACACGCGAGTTCTACATTCTCACCGCCATCAAGGAGCGCTGGTCCAAGCGGGAGCTCGAACGGCAGATCCGTTCGGGCGCCGTCCTTCGCGAGGCCCGCGCCACGAAGAAAGTCTCGCCAGCGGTGAGACAAACCCACCCGACGGCAATCGACGAGTTCAAGAACGCCTACAACATTGAGTTTCTCGGCCTCGCCGCCGAACACTCCGAGGCCGACCTCCACGACGCGCTCCTTCGGAACCTCGGCCGCTTCCTCACCGAGTTGGGGCGCGACTTCTGTTTCGTTGGCTCTCAGTACCCGGTGCAGGTCGGTAGCCAGGACTTCGCGATCGACCTCGTGTTCTTCCACCGTGGTATTCAATGCCTCGTCGCCTTCGAGCTGAAGGTCGACAAGTTCAAGCCCGCCGATCTTGGTCAGCTCTCGTTCTACGTCGAGGCGCTTGACCGCGACGTGAAGAAGCTCCACGAGCGGCCCTCGATAGGCGTGCTCCTCTGCGCGACGAAGGACGACGAGGTCGTCGAGTACGCGCTCGCGCGGACGACGGCGCCCACGCTCGTCGCCGAGTACCAGACGTTCCTGCCGTCAAAGGAGCTGCTGCGGGCGAAGCTCCACGAGTTGTACGCGCAGCTCACGCCGGAGGATGCGCTCGTTCCCCGAGCGACGCAGTGA
- a CDS encoding hemerythrin domain-containing protein yields MAAPTDFVSLGVLHRDLEELFLQHQEALMGLDLPTARERLARYREELTRHLEAEEALLLPELPRAGRIRGAAPELFTGEHQRMRELLAKCQDAVDALDASAPDHRRAVLRVFDMESTFKHLEHHHSLREETYLFPALDGVLGEEERRALLAAFLARTEATSPRA; encoded by the coding sequence ATGGCCGCGCCCACCGACTTCGTCAGCCTGGGCGTGCTCCACCGCGACCTGGAGGAGCTGTTCCTCCAGCACCAGGAAGCGTTGATGGGCCTGGACCTGCCCACCGCGCGTGAGCGGCTGGCGCGCTACCGCGAGGAGCTGACGCGGCACCTGGAGGCGGAGGAGGCGCTGCTGTTGCCGGAGCTGCCGCGCGCAGGAAGGATCCGAGGCGCCGCGCCGGAGCTCTTCACCGGCGAGCACCAGCGCATGCGAGAGCTGCTGGCGAAGTGTCAGGACGCCGTGGACGCGCTGGACGCGAGCGCACCGGACCATCGCCGCGCCGTGCTCCGTGTGTTCGACATGGAGAGCACGTTCAAGCACCTGGAGCACCACCACTCGCTGCGCGAGGAGACGTACCTGTTCCCCGCGCTGGATGGAGTGCTGGGCGAGGAGGAGCGGCGGGCCCTGCTGGCCGCGTTCCTCGCGCGCACGGAGGCTACTTCTCCGAGGGCGTGA
- a CDS encoding tetratricopeptide repeat protein has protein sequence MTKAGVLLLQLLTAQAPAPEAPPPEKPAAARADKLPDDPDALYKLGTAFLSQNQARRAVAPLTKLVGLTPDGVPAKVALARALRLSGDVPKAKAVLDAALAAFPEEATLRSERGLLARIQDDMDVAITQYSVATELSPKDAELRFNLGEVLQRANRTDDAIEAYREALKLDGALQVARVNLGKALAEKGLAAEAKETLREAIRQKDSDAEAHYNLGVVLMRENDVTGAFAEYQAALKADPKHARAQNNLGVVLDGQGNARKAAEAFQKAITLDPKYAEAHFNLGLACFQLGENARATKAFEKALLLEPRRASGPYTQLGQLYLAQGKKTQAVSAFQKAIEKSADDGKKTTEAYQGLARAYLELGKVDDAVATLKTAVETFPDEPGVRAGYGDALKAKGDLDGAIAQYSACVKLQPTVDNRLMLAEAYAKKHVGAQARPLYEAVLQEDPKHRAAKLGLADLLLSMGDYVAAEKLLTPAAGEEAETAALARLGILHSRRGRPDLAVPELEAVVAKDPAQLEARAELGFLYLRGGDEAKALQVLSDVLAVEPRNSLGLLYLGHTLYRQGKLPEAEKAFRGSAQVDAGAGEPHFALAQLLEATNRKAEAKKEYEAAVQLQPDHADAKSALQKLAVDVP, from the coding sequence ATGACGAAAGCCGGAGTCCTTCTCCTCCAGTTGTTGACGGCCCAGGCTCCTGCTCCGGAGGCACCTCCGCCGGAGAAGCCCGCTGCTGCGCGCGCGGACAAGCTCCCGGACGACCCGGACGCGCTCTACAAGCTGGGCACGGCCTTCCTGTCGCAGAACCAGGCGCGCCGCGCGGTGGCTCCGCTGACGAAGCTCGTCGGGCTCACGCCGGACGGTGTGCCCGCGAAGGTCGCGCTCGCTCGGGCGCTGCGGCTGTCCGGTGACGTGCCCAAGGCCAAGGCGGTACTGGACGCCGCGCTCGCGGCCTTCCCGGAGGAGGCCACGCTGCGCTCGGAGCGCGGCCTGCTGGCGCGCATCCAGGACGACATGGACGTGGCCATCACGCAGTACTCCGTGGCCACGGAGCTGTCGCCCAAGGACGCGGAGCTGCGCTTCAACCTGGGTGAGGTGCTCCAGCGCGCGAACCGCACGGATGACGCCATCGAGGCGTACCGCGAGGCGCTGAAGCTGGACGGCGCGCTCCAGGTGGCTCGGGTGAACCTGGGCAAGGCGCTGGCGGAGAAGGGGCTGGCCGCGGAGGCGAAGGAGACGCTGCGCGAGGCCATCCGCCAGAAGGACAGTGACGCGGAGGCGCACTACAACCTGGGCGTCGTGCTGATGCGGGAGAACGACGTCACGGGCGCGTTCGCGGAGTACCAGGCGGCGCTCAAGGCGGACCCGAAGCACGCTCGCGCGCAGAACAACCTGGGCGTGGTGCTGGACGGCCAGGGCAACGCGCGCAAGGCGGCGGAGGCATTCCAGAAGGCCATCACGTTGGATCCGAAGTACGCGGAGGCGCACTTCAACCTGGGGCTCGCGTGCTTCCAGTTGGGGGAGAACGCCCGGGCGACGAAGGCCTTCGAGAAGGCGCTGCTGCTGGAGCCCCGCCGCGCGAGCGGCCCGTACACGCAGCTGGGCCAGCTGTACCTGGCGCAGGGCAAGAAGACGCAGGCGGTGTCCGCGTTCCAGAAGGCCATCGAGAAGAGCGCCGACGACGGCAAGAAGACGACGGAGGCCTACCAGGGCCTGGCGCGCGCATATCTGGAGCTGGGCAAGGTGGACGACGCGGTGGCCACGCTGAAGACGGCGGTGGAGACCTTCCCGGATGAGCCCGGCGTGCGCGCGGGCTACGGCGACGCGCTCAAGGCCAAGGGCGACCTGGACGGCGCCATCGCGCAGTACTCGGCCTGCGTGAAGCTCCAGCCCACGGTGGACAACCGGCTGATGCTGGCCGAGGCGTACGCGAAGAAGCACGTGGGCGCCCAGGCGCGGCCCCTCTACGAGGCCGTGCTCCAGGAGGATCCGAAGCACCGCGCGGCGAAGCTGGGCCTGGCGGACCTGCTGCTCTCCATGGGCGACTACGTGGCGGCGGAGAAGCTGCTCACGCCCGCCGCGGGCGAGGAGGCGGAGACGGCGGCGTTGGCGCGGCTGGGCATCCTGCACTCGCGGCGCGGGCGGCCGGACCTGGCGGTGCCGGAGCTGGAGGCGGTGGTGGCGAAGGACCCCGCGCAGCTGGAGGCCCGCGCGGAGCTGGGCTTCCTGTACCTGCGCGGCGGTGACGAGGCCAAGGCGCTCCAGGTGCTGAGCGACGTGCTGGCGGTGGAGCCGCGCAACTCGCTGGGCCTCCTGTACCTGGGGCACACGCTGTACCGGCAGGGCAAGTTGCCGGAGGCGGAGAAGGCGTTCCGGGGTTCAGCGCAGGTGGACGCGGGCGCGGGCGAGCCGCACTTCGCGCTGGCGCAATTGCTGGAGGCCACCAACCGCAAGGCCGAGGCGAAGAAGGAGTACGAGGCCGCGGTGCAGCTGCAGCCGGACCATGCGGACGCGAAGAGCGCGCTGCAGAAGTTGGCCGTGGACGTGCCGTAG
- a CDS encoding serine/threonine protein kinase — protein MAEAPDLGGYEVVGRLAVGGMAEVYQARARETTQRSPGEPEEVVIKRLHPSFRNDPAYVKAFVDEAKLTVRLRNAHIVRTFRLFRAGPDYLMVQELVSGRTLGYMQELLIKAGAAMPPESACYIAWCTLKALDYIHRAKVGENGATIVHRDVNPANVLLGVQGDVKLTDFGVAEVEGMIRGDSGALRGTLPYMSPEQVLGQAVDARTDLYAVGVILWELWAGRRLFNGENEAQLMHQVRDARVPLLSTLSPDLPDYAARVARKALFADRARRFQTAAEFIKALEVLARRAGWPLTVEALQPLLGG, from the coding sequence GTGGCGGAAGCTCCGGACCTGGGTGGCTATGAAGTGGTCGGCCGGCTGGCGGTCGGTGGCATGGCCGAGGTGTATCAGGCGCGTGCCCGTGAGACGACCCAGCGCTCCCCGGGCGAGCCCGAGGAAGTGGTCATCAAGCGGCTGCACCCGTCCTTCCGCAACGACCCCGCGTATGTGAAGGCCTTCGTCGACGAGGCGAAGCTGACGGTGCGCCTGCGCAACGCGCACATCGTGCGGACGTTCCGGCTGTTCCGCGCCGGGCCGGACTACCTCATGGTGCAGGAGCTCGTGAGTGGCCGGACGCTGGGCTACATGCAGGAGCTGCTCATCAAGGCCGGCGCCGCGATGCCGCCGGAGTCCGCCTGCTACATCGCGTGGTGCACCCTCAAGGCGCTGGACTACATCCACCGCGCCAAGGTGGGGGAGAACGGCGCCACCATCGTCCACCGCGACGTGAACCCCGCCAACGTGCTGCTGGGCGTCCAGGGCGACGTGAAGCTCACCGACTTCGGCGTGGCGGAGGTCGAGGGGATGATCCGCGGCGACTCCGGCGCGCTGCGCGGCACGCTGCCGTACATGAGCCCGGAGCAGGTGCTGGGGCAGGCGGTGGATGCCCGCACGGACCTGTACGCGGTGGGCGTCATCCTCTGGGAGCTGTGGGCCGGCCGCCGCCTCTTCAATGGCGAAAACGAGGCGCAGCTGATGCACCAGGTGCGCGATGCTCGCGTGCCGCTCTTGTCCACGCTGTCTCCGGACCTGCCGGACTACGCGGCGCGGGTGGCGCGCAAGGCGCTGTTCGCGGACCGGGCCCGCCGCTTCCAGACCGCGGCGGAGTTCATCAAGGCGCTGGAGGTGCTGGCGCGCCGCGCGGGCTGGCCCCTGACGGTGGAGGCGCTGCAGCCTCTGTTGGGCGGCTGA
- a CDS encoding hemerythrin domain-containing protein has translation MNEASSRRRFLSTVALLSVGSTASAERKSKPAEVNATEDLMREHGIIRRTLLVYEEIARRLDLREEKAPVEVLAQAIRLMRRFGEDYHEKTEETEVFPRLVKAGQQKQLVQVLLEQHAAGRKLNESLLAATSDRDALTQPQPRAAAARQLTLFIRMYQPHAAREDTDVFPAFRNLFDEKQFKELGERFEAQEHRLLGSDGFENALKEVAQLERALGIHDLARFTPSEK, from the coding sequence ATGAACGAGGCGTCCAGCCGTCGCCGCTTCTTGTCCACGGTCGCCTTGCTCAGCGTTGGAAGCACCGCGAGCGCGGAGCGCAAGTCCAAGCCCGCGGAGGTGAACGCCACCGAGGACCTGATGCGCGAGCACGGCATCATCCGCCGCACGCTCCTGGTGTACGAGGAGATCGCTCGCCGCCTCGACCTTCGTGAAGAGAAGGCGCCCGTGGAGGTGCTCGCCCAGGCCATCCGGCTCATGCGCCGCTTTGGCGAGGACTACCACGAGAAGACGGAGGAGACGGAGGTGTTCCCCCGGCTGGTGAAGGCGGGCCAGCAGAAGCAGCTCGTTCAGGTGCTGCTCGAACAACACGCCGCCGGGCGCAAGCTCAACGAGTCCCTCCTCGCAGCGACCTCGGACCGCGACGCACTCACGCAACCCCAGCCAAGGGCCGCGGCCGCGCGGCAGCTCACCCTGTTCATCCGCATGTACCAGCCGCACGCCGCGCGTGAGGACACGGACGTGTTCCCCGCCTTCCGCAACCTCTTCGACGAGAAGCAATTCAAGGAGCTCGGCGAGCGCTTCGAAGCGCAGGAACACCGGCTGCTCGGGAGTGACGGTTTCGAGAACGCGCTCAAGGAGGTGGCTCAGTTGGAGCGCGCGCTTGGCATCCACGACCTCGCCCGGTTCACGCCCTCGGAGAAGTAG
- a CDS encoding hemolysin family protein, whose protein sequence is MPTWTLWVACLALCFMRSLVAAAESALYGTSDLRAQELAEESKSVAARRVLRHKTDREPAATALRLGMVLSGFLAAAIGAFVPPRLLDFSRYAEATWVPIATVCAGALFVGVLASLMEVTLRGLANGNPERWALRLSGLVSLLVTVLYPPMRLMLGLLNLGARTMGRTLRFEPPPPPLEELEKLLAAQAARNEVDKSAPQLIRSIFELSDKRCRDVMVNRTDVISVDITTPPDEVLRILAEENHSRIPVYKDDVDHIVGVLHARDLIPLLQHPELIVLQDVIRPAHFVPWMKPVGDLLRDMQKRKIHMAMVVDEYGGFMGVVTLEDILREIVGDIGDEFEVEEKLVEKMADGSSLVDAAMEVDQFTKLFGFPLPEGDFDTLGGYLSSLAGHLPDVGERFTYNGWQFVVATKEGARIDRVRMSRLKSVAPGTGDGTPRDGAAPPKDDGQAGPPRQPPDSGTAPDAKS, encoded by the coding sequence ATGCCTACCTGGACCCTCTGGGTCGCCTGCCTGGCCCTCTGCTTCATGAGGTCCCTGGTCGCCGCCGCGGAGTCCGCGCTCTACGGGACGTCCGACCTGCGCGCCCAGGAGCTCGCGGAGGAGAGCAAGAGTGTCGCCGCGCGCCGGGTGCTCCGTCACAAGACGGACCGCGAACCCGCCGCCACCGCCCTGCGCCTGGGGATGGTGCTGTCCGGCTTCCTCGCCGCCGCCATTGGCGCCTTCGTCCCGCCGCGCCTGCTGGACTTCAGCCGCTACGCCGAGGCCACCTGGGTGCCCATCGCCACGGTGTGCGCGGGCGCCCTCTTCGTGGGCGTGCTCGCCAGCCTCATGGAGGTGACGCTGCGCGGCCTGGCCAACGGCAACCCGGAGCGCTGGGCCCTGCGCCTGTCGGGCCTGGTGTCCCTGCTGGTGACGGTGCTCTACCCGCCCATGCGCCTGATGCTGGGCCTGCTCAACCTGGGCGCCCGCACCATGGGCCGCACCCTGCGCTTCGAGCCGCCGCCCCCGCCCCTGGAGGAGCTGGAGAAGCTGCTCGCCGCCCAGGCCGCGCGCAACGAGGTGGACAAGAGCGCCCCGCAGCTCATCCGCTCCATCTTCGAGCTGTCCGACAAGCGCTGCCGCGACGTGATGGTCAACCGCACGGACGTCATCTCCGTGGACATCACCACGCCGCCGGATGAGGTGCTGCGCATCCTGGCGGAGGAGAACCACTCGCGCATCCCGGTCTACAAGGACGACGTGGACCACATCGTCGGCGTGCTGCACGCGCGCGACCTCATCCCGCTGCTCCAGCACCCGGAGCTCATCGTCCTGCAGGACGTCATCCGCCCCGCCCACTTCGTGCCGTGGATGAAGCCCGTGGGCGACCTCTTGCGCGACATGCAGAAGCGGAAGATCCACATGGCCATGGTCGTCGACGAGTACGGCGGCTTCATGGGCGTCGTCACCCTGGAGGACATCCTCCGCGAAATCGTGGGCGACATCGGCGACGAGTTCGAGGTGGAGGAGAAGCTCGTCGAGAAGATGGCCGACGGCAGCTCGCTGGTGGACGCCGCCATGGAGGTGGATCAGTTCACCAAGCTCTTCGGCTTCCCGCTGCCGGAGGGCGACTTCGACACGCTGGGCGGCTACCTGTCCTCGCTCGCGGGCCACCTGCCCGACGTGGGCGAGCGCTTCACCTACAACGGCTGGCAGTTCGTCGTGGCCACCAAGGAGGGCGCCCGCATCGACCGCGTGCGGATGTCCCGCCTCAAGAGCGTCGCGCCCGGCACCGGCGATGGCACGCCTCGCGACGGCGCCGCGCCCCCGAAGGACGATGGCCAGGCGGGCCCGCCGCGGCAGCCTCCCGACTCCGGCACGGCGCCAGACGCCAAGAGCTGA